A window of the Diorhabda carinulata isolate Delta chromosome 1, icDioCari1.1, whole genome shotgun sequence genome harbors these coding sequences:
- the LOC130894037 gene encoding chondroitin sulfate proteoglycan 4 isoform X1, with the protein MEHKALILCFFYFHFLICQCMHQASFYGNSFIALPFKEARSSTDIYFKFKTHLSSALILLVAGTTDYCIVQMENGKIKININLGSGEAEVVSPDNIKLDDLKWHDVSIKREDANLTLVIDKSHKVQKHLPGKFFELNIHYGLFIGDNTNKNNTDIFFGHMDKFRGCISDLKYNGIDVLELARYRQSQSTVQSITWNCAAEFEATVDQPISFIEDDAYVVISDKIISSKELSINFEIRTINKDGLLFHNSGYKHKQDFLSIELNNYSIYVVIKINEKVTKLMSKNSKISNGEWHKISVRMTHTVIELSIDERIFSEKNTQNSIFEMTDISYLGGLEISKRFRATQKGCDLCDTSFKGCLRYLTISGVEKGLPDAQITERIMPGCLWHYPCLQNPCNNNGICIQQGLDSFHCQCKEEFCVHVNYSEGYKVFSRSSLATELELLSVEPLDVLEGQSELLTTNNLHMILDYHKYGISDSGITFFVMEGPEHGSITLDIWPHDKNSFTFYDLACDRVHYIHDGSEEDHDHIVMEVMFSTSDSFILPEYLQGRFKFSLTVAVTPTNDPPILDISDATVLRTVQGTKKFLSTDIFKVTDSDNSPGQLIYTILKCGDGYFENANQPGAKINSFTQDEVNGGLILYYDKSSNKNTSYITMQVSDGVETSPVYRLRVAISPQYWRMERNTGLILLHQSSAIITPYNLSFTSNVAIPDYLIYFSIVKKPTYGIIEIEKTGNSWENSDSFTGSDLKQHRVRYRHISAKPDFDEFQFITMDKTILYTFRIIFARCTLQKLKLKNMHLKEEWETRISINDFAFETKPPKPPTSIQYVLVEPPRYGYLFSAESKYKLKSCDTFTQEDIISHNVRYKLYQKPYSQVEDAFVFIVLSPGCNNVTSNLTITYIPSKDDQTKVTVQMKPLQVEEGSSILIDQSHLSFQAQFLSNVTFNITENPRHGFLQKTVNDFKANYTKYFTSEDIKDNMISYIHDNSETKTDSFTFMALSLSDEVFQYVGNLSIKVILKNDNSPVRVIDKVFHVVVGGEKLFTGKDLKYVDSDLDTPPSAIVYTCRDFSNGYFYNTANSNIKITEFTQDDLDNNRITFKHKGPEFGKVRLWVTDGQFHVNGILEIQASAPFIHVSMKKKIIVEQGRIVTITSDHLSYSTNLYAYDKDVLYEIVNKPIFGKIVLSKTLKGIKNFTQDDLNKGYISYLNEHLGVSADEIGMKVICKDAVNIAQLGIWMLPSYYWEPLEIKTLKKLSVEESTSVLITKKTLEVFQRNVPPSAITYHIVQMSEYGYLTILSDVKNNEEPVNVVSFTQDLLNENKILYIQSVMNQTKDKITFNVTNGVVWNNSLQLDIEIIPERLFLGSTNLIVNEGGSAVLTTSHLFVLTDYYKSRVSSYSIKENVKHGCIQLYKRCLKTKSFTVKELQAGVVQYLNDGTENSSDQLVIVGETDKKKTSYPLNINIIVFPVNDQKPKLVNNTGLTMWEGGVEHITNDMLAAVDDDRPKEILKYQIKMCWSGTIALKSDTTTQLNHFSQDMIDKRLIVFHHYNGTGGKFKFNITDGIHTTKDYIFHIKTKPVELQLINSPLHIFPLQKKYLTSNHLLTIVSDSHRKIEYDIIEPPSLGRLMMESEQVGVFKVVSSFSQEDLNTSKVFYEHTHPFSDLYANDSFVFNVKTHLAPKLLEQVFRIDISVSSGGLDAYVNIPKLSVDEGGTITIRLNLSGVIMFLENHAGLRSPIIHASVMTPLHGQVYSQQNRNLSTFTQLQLESGQVYYEHDHSDTLGDNVHFSLYLIPGPIMLCNITVPIIVNPVNDQPFTLVTPAPNLIVVQGEKRTITKHDLATEDADTPPSKLKYDVISGPSHGKLMLENISVTSFTQADIDNNKLVYLHDGGILKDSFHFRIWDGKFRPDFTVFNIIVAPINISIKAGMPVSLLQGSYNVILSEQQFFVYTNADKHKIEFTLKRPPKHGLLYKGNQANLTFFSYADLINNKVMYLQTDMSVTNDSFEVNGAICLGNNSFGDSIEVFIKVKPFMHIHNFTVKTGETNRLTLNSLDASPLAKLTNGNPRYTILSFPVYGEVRKIIRSSGEKRNILDTLISSFSHEDIHSGLIFFVVRDLEVPRYGLKDQLRFVLSANIVQPAVGELKIMVKSSLDDDISPTLTGPSDPASHEGGLYVANPNITKDYLLIVSMAVGVVVLGIAVIVVIKCRSVDNNMDKEEHCVQPIPLPRPPDRLMTSSPSLRDSIPDEYPQEFASEFTTSFAPDFSSDFTPVFTTDFTPELSTEFTSEFSSDFTPSLSALPHCKVTPLGRIEIDSPHMFYPYGINDQMDDWSEVPDVPEIPEPMPCPSNSSILLRKNQYWV; encoded by the exons ATGGAGCATAAAGctttaattttgtgttttttttattttcattttttaatatgtcAGTGCATGCACCAAg CTTCTTTTTATGGCAACAGTTTTATAGCTCTTCCTTTTAAGGAAGCAAGAAGCTCTACTGATATatactttaaatttaaaacccATTTATCTAGTGCTTTGATCTTGTTGGTTGCTGGTACTACCGATTATTGTATTGTTCAGATGGAAAatggaaagataaaaattaatatcaatttggGATCTGGAGAAGCGGAAGTAGTATCCCCAGACAATATTAAACTTGATGATCTCAAATGGCATGATGTTTCTATTAAGAGGGAAGATGCTAACTTAACATTAGTTATTGACAAATCTCACAAAGTACA AAAACATTTACCAGGAAAATTTTTTGAGCTAAACATTCATTATGGTCTGTTCATTGGAGACAACACAAATAAGAATAATACTGATATATTTTTTGGGCATATGGACAAATTTAGAGGCTGTATATCTGAT TTGAAATATAATGGTATTGACGTGTTGGAACTGGCAAGGTACAGGCAATCACAATCAACTGTACAGTCCATAACATGGAACTGTGCTGCTGAGTTTGAAGCAACTGTAGACCAGCCTATCAGCTTTATAGAAGACGATGCATATGTAGTAATTTCAGATAAGATTATTAGCTCCAAAGAACTTAGTATTAATTTTGAGATAAGAACTATAAATAAAGATGGACTGCTTTTTCATAACTCAGGATATAAACACAAACAAGACTTTTTATCCATAGAACTGAACAATTATTCCATATATGTTGtaattaaaatcaatgaaaaagtaACTAAATTAATGagtaaaaattccaaaatatctaATGGAGAGTGGCATAAGATTTCTGTTAGAATGACACATACAGTTATAGAGCTAAGTATTGATGAAAGAATATTTAGTGAGAAAAATACACAGAACAGTATTTTTGAAATGACTGATATTTCATACTTGGGTGGATTAGAGATTAGTAAAAGATTCCGTGCTACTCAGAAAGGCTGCGACTTATGTGACACAAGTTTTAAGGGATGTTTAAGATATCTAACTATTTCAGGAGTTGAAAAAGGTTTACCAGATGCACAAATTACAGAACGCATTATGCCTGGATGTCTCTGGCACTATCCATGCTTACAAAATCCTTGCAATAATAATGGAATTTGTATTCAGCAAGGTTTAGATTCGTTTCATTGTCAGTGTAAAGAAGAATTTTGTGTTCATGTTAACTATAGTGAGGGCTATAAAGTATTTTCAAGAAGTAGCTTAGCAACTGAACTTGAACTCCTTTCTGTTGAGCCCTTGGATGTTTTAGAAGGTCAAAGTGAATTATTAACGACAAATAACTTGCACATGATTCTTGACTATCATAAATATGGAATATCTGATTCTggtataactttttttgttatgGAAGGTCCTGAGCATGGAAGCATAACTCTAGATATATGGCCTCatgataaaaattcatttacctTTTATGATCTAGCTTGTGATAGAGTGCATTATATTCATGATGGTTCTGAAGAAGACCATGATCATATTGTGATGGAAGTTATGTTTTCAACATCTGATTCGTTTATCCTACCTGAGTATCTTCAGGGtagatttaaatttagtttGACAGTAGCAGTAACTCCTACTAATGATCCGCCTATTTTGGATATTTCAGATGCCACTGTTTTAAGGACAGTACAG ggaacaaaaaaatttttatctacaGATATATTTAAAGTAACTGACTCAGATAATTCACCTGGGCAATTGATTTACACTATATTGAAGTGTGGAGATGGCTATTTTGAAAATGCAAATCAGCCTGGTgctaaaataaattctttcacTCAAGATGAAGTAAATGGAGGACTGATTCTTTATTATGACaaaagttcaaacaaaaatacatCTTATATAACTATGCAAGTGTCTGATGGAGTTGAAACAAGCCCAGTATATCGTTTGAGAGTAGCTATTTCCCCCCAATATTGGAGAATGGAAAGAAATACTGGTTTGATATTGTTACATCAAAGTTCAGCAATTATAACCCCATACAACTTGAGTTTCACATCAAATGTTGCTATACCAgattatcttatatattttagtattgTGAAAAAGCCCACTTATGGTAtcatagaaatagaaaagaCTGGAAACTCTTGGGAAAACTCCGATTCTTTCACTGGAAGCGATTTAAAGCAGCACAGGGTACGTTACAGACATATATCAGCAAAACCGgattttgatgaatttcaa tttattacgATGGACAAAACAATACTCTATACATTTCGTATAATATTTGCAAGATGCacattacaaaaattgaagctaaaaaatatgcatttaaaAGAAGAGTGGGAAACAAGAATATCGATAAATGATTTTGCGTTTGAAACAAAACCACCGAAACCCCCAACATCGATACAGTATGTTTTAGTTGAACCTCCACGATATGGTTATTTGTTTTCAGCAGAGTCAAAGTACAAACTAAAATCTTGTGATACATTCACTCAAGAAGATATAATTTCTCATAATGTTCgatataaattgtatcaaaaaccTTATTCTCAAGTAGAAGATGCTTTCGTCTTCATTGTTTTATCACCTGGTTGTAATAATGTTActtcaaatttgacaataaCATATATTCCGTCAAAAGATGACCAAACTAAAGTGACTGTCCAAATGAAACCTTTGCAAGTTGAAGAAGGATCTTCAATACTAATAGATCAATCACATTTATCTTTTCAAgctcaatttttatcaaacgtAACTTTTAACATTACAGAGAATCCGAGGCATGGTTTTTTACAGAAAACAGTAAACGATTTTAAAGCAAACTATACAAAATACTTCACATCTGAGGATATAAAAGACAATATGATATCTTACATCCATGACAACTCGGAAACTAAAACTGATTCCTTTACATTTATGGCGTTATCTCTAAGTGATGAAGTATTTCAATACGTaggaaatttatcaataaaagttatattgaaaaacgACAACAGTCCTGTGAGAGTCATTGATAAAGTTTTTCACGTTGTTGTTGGAggagaaaaattattcacaggAAAGGATTTAAAATATGTTGATTCCGATTTAGATACACCCCCTTCTGCAATTGTTTACACTTGCAGAGATTTTTCAAACGGATATTTTTATAACACAGCTAATTCAAATATTAAGATAACAGAATTTACACAAGATGACTTGGACAATAACAGAATTACATTCAAACATAAGGGTCCTGAGTTCGGCAAAGTAAGACTTTGGGTGACAGATGGTCAGTTTCACGTCAATGGGATTTTAGAAATCCAAGCTTCAGCTCCATTTATCCATGTTagcatgaaaaaaaaaataatagtggaaCAAGGAAGAATAGTAACTATTACTAGTGATCATCTATCATATTCAACAAATCTTTATGCTTATGATAAAGATGTCTTGTATGAAATTGTTAACAAAcccatttttggaaaaattgttttatccaAAACACTAAAG ggtatcaaaaatttcactCAAGATGACTTAAATAAAGGTTATATAAGTTATTTGAACGAACACTTGGGAGTTAGTGCAGATGAAATTGGTATGAAAGTAATATGTAAAGATGCTGTAAATATAGCGCAACTTGGCATTTGGATGTTACCATCATATTATTGGGAACCATTAGAaatcaaaactttgaaaaaattatccGTCGAAGAATCAACAAGTGTATTAATCACAAAAAAGACTTTGGAA gtTTTCCAGCGGAACGTTCCTCCATCAGCAATAACTTACCATATTGTCCAAATGTCAGAGTATGGTTATCTGACAATCTTATCGGATGTTAAAAATAACGAAGAACCCGTAAATGTGGTATCATTTACACAAGACTTgttgaatgaaaacaaaatattgtacattcAATCTGTAATGAATCAAACTAAAGATAAAATAACCTTCAATGTAACAAATGGCGTAGTTTGGAATAACAGTTTACAGTTAGATATAGAAATAATCCCTGAAAGACTGTTCTTGGGATCTACAAATCTTATTGTGAATGAAGGTGGATCTGCTGTTTTGACTACCTCCCACCTATTTGTATTGACTGATTATTACAAGTCAAGAGTAAGTTCTTATTCAATTAAAGAAAATGTAAAACACGGCTGTATACAACTCTACAAAAGATGCTTAAAGACAAAAAGCTTTACTGTCAAAGAATTGCAAGCTGGTGTAGTTCAGTATCTTAATGATGGCACAGAAAATAGCAGTGATCAATTGGTGATTGTAGGAGAGACTGACAAGAAAAAAACCAGCTATCcactaaatataaatataatcgtTTTTCCAGTAAACGACCAAAAGCCAAAGTTGGTCAATAATACAGGGTTAACTATGTGGGAAGGAGGAGTAGAACATATAACCAATGATATGCTAG CGGCTGTCGATGATGATAGGCCTAAAGAAATcttaaaatatcaaatcaaaatgtgCTGGTCTGGTACTATTGCTCTAAAGTCAGATACTACTACTCAGCTCAATCATTTCTCTCAAGACATGATTGACAAACGTTTAATCGTTTTTCATCATTACA acgGTACTGgaggaaaattcaaatttaacataacaGATGGTATACATACCACTAAAGACTacatatttcacataaaaactAAACCAGTCGAGTTGCAACTAATAAACAGTCCCCTTCATATATTTCcattacagaaaaaatatttaacatcaAACCACTTGCTAACAATTGTATCAGATTCTCACAGAAAAATAGAATATGACATCATAGAACCGCCAAGTTTAGGAAGACTAATGATGGAATCAGAACAAGTTGGAGTATTCAAAGTTGTTTCGAGTTTTTCCCAGGAAGATTTAAATACTAGTAAAGTCTTTTATGAGCATACACATCCATTTTCTGATTTGTACGCAAACGATTCTTTTGTTTTCAATGTTAAGACTCATTTAGCACCGAAACTCCTTGAACAG GTTTTTAGAATCGATATATCTGTATCATCAGGTGGACTTGATGCGTATGTAAACATTCCTAAACTATCAGTCGATGAAGGTGGTACCATAACAATTCGTCTAAACTTGTCAGGAGTAAtaatgtttttagaaaatcatgCTGGTCTTCGTTCTCCAATAATTCACGCATCAGTTATGACTCCTCTACATGGTCAAGTCTATTCtcaacaaaatagaaatttgagtACATTTACTCAATTACAATTAGAGTCCGGACAAGTTTATTATGAACATGATCATTCTGATACCTTAGGAGACAAcgtacatttttctttatatttaattcCTGGTCCTATAATGTTATGTAACATCACTGTACCTATAATAGTAAATCCTGTTAATGATCAACCGTTTACTCTAGTTACTCCAGCTCCAAATTTAATAGTGGTACAAGGGGAAAAACGTACTATTACTAAACATGATTTGGCCACAGAAGATGCTGATACTCCAccttcaaaattaaaatatgatgtAATATCAGGACCTTCACATGGTAAATTAATGTTAGAAAATATTTCTGTGACTTCTTTTACCCAAGCTGATATTGATAAcaataaattagtttatttacATGACGGAGGAATTTTGAAAGATTCATTCCATTTTAGAATATGGGACGGAAAATTTAGACCCGATTTTACTGTATTCAATATCATTGTTGCTCCTATAAATATTAGCATAAAAGCTGGCATGCCTGTATCTTTACTACAAGGATCTTACAATGTAATCCTCTCtgaacaacaattttttgtatatacaaaTGCTGATAAACACAAGATTGAGTTTACTTTGAAAAGACCTCCAAAACATGGTCTGTTATATAAAGGAAATCAAGCAAATTTAACATTCTTTTCTTATGCAGATTTGATTAACAATAAAGTCATGTACCTTCAAACAGATATGAGTGtaacaaatgacagttttgaAGTCAATGGAGCAATTTGTTTGGGAAACAATTCATTTGGAGACAGTATTGAGGTATTTATCAAAGTAAAGCCATTTATGCATATTCACAATTTTACTGTTAAAACTGGAGAAACAAATAGATTGACTCTTAATTCCTTGGATGCTTCACCATTAGCAAAACTAACCAACGGCAATCCTCGATATACCATCCTATCGTTTCCTGTTTATGGCGaagtaagaaaaataataaggaGTTCTGGTGAAAAAAGAAACATTCTCGATACTTTAATTTCGAGTTTTAGTCATGAAGATATTCATAGTGGCCTCATATTTTTTGTAGTCCGTGATCTTGAAGTACCAAGATATGGTTTAAAAGATCAGTTAAGATTTGTTTTATCTGCCAACATTGTTCAACCAGCGGTTGGGGAACTGAAAATAATGGTTAAATCTTCTTTGGATGACGATATTTCACCAACCCTTACAGGGCCAAGTGATCCAGCAAGTCATGAGGGTGGTCTTTATGTAGCGAATCCTAATATAACAAAAGACTATCTATTAATTG tgaGTATGGCCGTAGGAGTAGTAGTTTTGGGAATAGCAGTAATTGTGGTAATTAAATGTCGATCAGTAGATAATAATATGGATAAAGAAGAACACTGCGTTCAGCCTATTCCATTACCCCGTCCACCTGATAGACTTATGACGTCATCTCCATCCTTAAGAGACTCTATTCCAGATGAATATCCACAGGAATTTGCTTCTGAATTCACAACGTCTTTTGCACCAGATTTTTCTTCAGATTTCACTCCAGTTTTTACAACTGATTTTACACCAGAACTATCAACTGAATTCACTTCTGAATTTTCGTCTGATTTCACACCTTCCTTAAGTGCTCTACCACATTGCAAAGTTACTCCATTAGGTAGAATCGAAATAGATTCTCCTCATATGTTCTATCCGTATGGAATAAATGATCAAATGGATGATTGGAGTGAAGTACCTGATGTCCCAGAGATACCAGAGCCAATGCCTTGTCCTTCCAATAGCAGTATTCTATTGCGTAAAAATCAATATTGggtttaa